In the genome of Nitrospira japonica, one region contains:
- the cobT gene encoding nicotinate-nucleotide--dimethylbenzimidazole phosphoribosyltransferase, producing the protein MTLQEAIASVRNIDDSAAAETQRRLDRLTKPQGSLGRLEELAVRYCAMTGERKPAVPRGILYTFAADHGVVDEGVSAYPRDVTAQMVRNFLRGGAGVNVLARHAGIEVRVVDIGVAHDFEVLPGLLDRKLMKSTRNMAREAAMPRDIAERACAIGVDLAAAAAGEGAGLIGTGEMGIGNTTASAAITAVMTGSVADSVTGRGTGIDERARQAKVEVIERALAFHRPDPTDAMDVLAKIGGLEIAGLAGLIVGCAAFRVPVVLDGFIAGAAALIACGLQPRCRQYLIAAHRSVEQGHDVLLKHLQLNPLLDLELRLGEGTGACLGMGLVQASVKILTEMATFGEAGVSERSS; encoded by the coding sequence ATGACGCTCCAGGAAGCCATCGCCTCGGTGAGAAACATCGACGATTCGGCCGCGGCCGAGACGCAACGTCGGTTGGATCGTTTGACTAAGCCTCAGGGAAGCTTGGGGCGTCTGGAGGAATTGGCCGTCCGGTATTGTGCGATGACCGGAGAACGGAAGCCTGCCGTGCCGCGCGGGATTCTCTATACCTTTGCCGCGGACCATGGTGTGGTGGATGAAGGCGTGAGCGCGTATCCGCGGGACGTGACGGCTCAGATGGTCAGAAATTTCCTCCGTGGCGGTGCCGGTGTCAACGTACTGGCTCGACATGCAGGCATCGAAGTACGTGTCGTCGACATCGGAGTGGCCCATGACTTCGAAGTATTGCCGGGGCTACTCGACCGAAAACTCATGAAGTCCACTCGCAACATGGCCAGGGAAGCCGCCATGCCTCGGGACATTGCGGAACGAGCTTGCGCGATCGGTGTCGACTTGGCTGCCGCAGCGGCCGGTGAGGGCGCGGGATTGATCGGGACGGGCGAAATGGGAATCGGGAATACCACCGCGAGCGCGGCGATCACGGCGGTCATGACCGGATCCGTGGCGGACTCTGTGACGGGACGGGGGACAGGTATCGACGAGCGTGCTCGTCAGGCCAAGGTCGAAGTAATCGAACGCGCTCTGGCATTCCACCGACCCGATCCGACCGATGCGATGGACGTACTTGCTAAAATCGGAGGGCTCGAAATTGCCGGTTTGGCCGGACTCATCGTCGGATGCGCTGCCTTCCGCGTGCCGGTCGTACTCGATGGGTTCATTGCGGGAGCAGCGGCACTCATCGCGTGCGGATTGCAGCCTCGGTGCCGCCAATATCTCATTGCCGCGCATCGTTCGGTCGAGCAAGGTCATGACGTGCTGCTGAAACATCTCCAGTTGAATCCGCTCCTTGATCTGGAATTAAGGCTGGGAGAGGGGACTGGCGCCTGTTTGGGAATGGGACTGGTTCAGGCGTCCGTGAAGATCCTCACCGAAATGGCCACGTTCGGCGAAGCCGGCGTCTCGGAGCGGAGTTCATGA
- the cobU gene encoding bifunctional adenosylcobinamide kinase/adenosylcobinamide-phosphate guanylyltransferase — translation MRCKSQLIFVLGGASSGKSEAALRLATKGVRPTVSRAFVATGQALDKEMAERIARHRSSRPASWVTAEVPLDLTGWIERHGREHRVIVVDCLTMWLSNQFGQGRVDAGIVQDMQGVLGAARRTRARIVLVANELGMGIVPGDAVSRRFREVAGTINQLIADESDETHLVVSGLSVRLK, via the coding sequence GTGAGGTGTAAATCTCAACTCATCTTTGTTCTCGGTGGCGCCTCATCCGGTAAGAGTGAGGCAGCCCTCCGGCTTGCCACGAAGGGAGTCAGACCGACGGTATCTCGAGCGTTCGTCGCAACCGGTCAGGCCTTGGATAAAGAGATGGCGGAACGGATTGCCCGTCATCGGTCTTCAAGACCGGCGTCATGGGTGACCGCCGAGGTGCCCTTGGATTTGACCGGGTGGATTGAGAGGCATGGCCGGGAGCACCGAGTGATCGTCGTGGATTGTCTCACCATGTGGCTGTCGAACCAGTTCGGACAGGGAAGAGTGGACGCCGGAATCGTTCAGGACATGCAAGGCGTTCTCGGTGCTGCGCGGCGGACGAGAGCGCGGATCGTACTGGTGGCGAATGAGTTGGGAATGGGGATCGTCCCCGGGGACGCAGTCAGCCGCCGGTTTAGAGAAGTCGCCGGCACGATCAATCAGTTGATCGCGGACGAGTCCGACGAAACGCATCTCGTGGTAAGCGGACTCAGTGTTCGATTGAAATAA
- a CDS encoding cobyric acid synthase produces the protein MNASTIMVQGTASSVGKSLLVTALCRLFRNEGLRVAPFKAQNMALNSAVTADGCEIGRAQAVQAEAAGIMPTADMNPILLKPEGERKSQVVVLGRSIGSLTAAEYHEYKPRFSDVIQESLGRLRAGYDVVVIEGAGSPAEINLKSRDIANMHVAKLADAPVLLVGDIDRGGVFASFVGTMELLEPDERARVAAFIVNKFRGDVSLLESGLDFLVERTGKPVLGVVPHVPNLRIAEEDSVSLEDRAARRRPYDNELDIVVVRLPCISNYDDVLSLEHEAGVVVRFVDQPEDVERADLAIVPGSKRTVFDLAWLRASGIAEAIKARADRCAPVLGICGGCQMLGETIEDLQGVESGEQRVSALGLLPLRTRFEREKMTAQVRARILTPSFLTDGTMDDRDVAGYEIHMGMIEPTRSGASAFEIVSRNGRREAAADGAIGAGGAIVGTMLHGVFDNEVIRARMLDFLRRRRGLAQPTNARRVSTKQEEYDRLATMVREHLDCELLWRIARITHSASVSRHRRTWRESGELTDPFRNGITG, from the coding sequence ATGAACGCCTCGACGATCATGGTTCAAGGGACTGCCTCCTCGGTCGGGAAGAGCCTCCTCGTTACGGCCCTGTGCCGCCTCTTCCGCAACGAAGGGCTGCGGGTGGCTCCATTCAAAGCCCAGAACATGGCGCTCAATTCCGCTGTCACGGCCGATGGATGTGAAATCGGCCGCGCCCAAGCCGTGCAAGCCGAGGCGGCGGGGATAATGCCCACAGCGGACATGAACCCCATTTTGCTCAAACCGGAAGGAGAGCGGAAGAGCCAGGTGGTCGTGCTCGGCCGGTCGATTGGCAGCCTAACAGCCGCCGAGTATCACGAGTACAAACCCCGTTTCTCGGACGTGATCCAAGAGTCGCTCGGCCGATTGCGGGCGGGCTACGACGTGGTGGTCATCGAGGGGGCGGGGAGTCCGGCCGAGATCAATCTCAAGTCTCGCGATATCGCCAATATGCACGTGGCCAAACTGGCCGACGCGCCTGTGCTCTTGGTTGGCGACATCGACCGGGGCGGCGTGTTCGCTTCATTTGTCGGGACGATGGAACTGCTGGAACCGGACGAGCGCGCGAGGGTAGCTGCTTTTATCGTCAATAAGTTTCGCGGCGACGTGTCGCTGCTGGAATCCGGGTTGGACTTTCTCGTCGAACGTACCGGGAAACCGGTGCTGGGAGTCGTGCCCCATGTTCCCAACCTCCGTATTGCCGAGGAAGATTCAGTCTCGCTCGAAGATCGCGCCGCTCGTCGCAGGCCATACGACAACGAACTCGATATCGTCGTGGTTCGTCTGCCGTGCATTTCCAACTATGACGACGTCTTGAGTCTGGAGCATGAGGCCGGTGTCGTGGTGCGATTCGTCGATCAGCCCGAGGACGTCGAACGAGCTGATTTGGCGATCGTGCCCGGTTCGAAGCGCACGGTCTTCGACCTGGCCTGGCTTCGAGCAAGCGGGATCGCCGAGGCGATCAAGGCGCGCGCCGATCGTTGCGCACCGGTCTTGGGGATCTGCGGGGGCTGTCAAATGCTCGGGGAGACCATCGAGGATCTCCAGGGGGTCGAGTCCGGTGAACAGCGGGTGTCGGCGTTGGGACTTCTCCCTCTTCGGACGCGATTCGAACGAGAGAAGATGACTGCGCAGGTTCGGGCTCGTATCCTGACCCCATCCTTCCTGACCGATGGCACGATGGACGACCGGGACGTGGCGGGATACGAAATCCACATGGGGATGATCGAACCGACGCGTTCTGGTGCGAGCGCGTTTGAAATTGTGTCTCGAAATGGACGGAGGGAGGCGGCTGCCGATGGAGCGATCGGCGCCGGCGGCGCGATCGTGGGCACCATGCTGCACGGTGTATTCGACAACGAAGTGATTCGGGCGCGGATGCTGGATTTTCTGCGACGCCGGAGAGGACTGGCCCAACCAACCAACGCGCGACGCGTTTCGACGAAGCAGGAGGAATACGACCGGCTCGCGACGATGGTTCGCGAGCATCTCGATTGCGAACTGTTGTGGCGCATTGCACGTATTACCCATTCGGCATCTGTGTCTAGGCACCGAAGGACGTGGAGGGAGAGCGGGGAATTGACAGATCCATTTCGAAACGGCATCACGGGATAG
- a CDS encoding cobyrinate a,c-diamide synthase has protein sequence MIPRLVIAGTASHVGKTTVTVGLIRALRARGFRVAVFKCGPDYLDPTYHTRAAAVTCHNLDGWMMGREAVIDTFVRTSQDADISVIEGMMGLFDGASPIHDEGSTAEIAKWLKAPVLLVCDASGMARSIAALARGFQTYDGALRVAGVIANRIGSRGHLKMLRAAMDGSLPIIGGLPDDGALAFPERHLGLKTAEEGAVPDRILEAWGKQAASWCDLDAIVALAQDAPPCESTERLGDSGPAPCCRIGLAFDEAFHFYYEDNLRRLERLGVKLVRFSPIHDDRLPDVDGLYFGGGYPEVFADTLSKNASMRKDIAVFASSGKPVYGECGGLMYLSNRIRTLDGRPHDMVGLIPGEAVMCDRLQALGYVDVETQDATPLGAAGLRFRGHQFRYSDFHLDSTVDRSYVLRPRYGGEVLREGYRIGNTLASYVHAHWASNPEAAQGLVRACLAHAGKT, from the coding sequence ATGATACCGCGACTCGTGATTGCAGGCACCGCGAGCCATGTCGGAAAAACCACCGTGACGGTGGGACTCATCCGGGCCTTGCGTGCACGGGGTTTTCGCGTCGCCGTCTTCAAGTGCGGACCGGACTATCTCGATCCGACCTATCACACGCGTGCCGCGGCCGTCACCTGCCACAATCTCGACGGGTGGATGATGGGACGTGAGGCGGTGATCGATACGTTCGTGCGCACCTCGCAAGACGCCGACATCTCGGTAATCGAAGGCATGATGGGGTTGTTCGATGGCGCCTCGCCGATCCATGATGAAGGATCGACGGCGGAAATCGCCAAATGGCTGAAGGCTCCGGTCCTACTCGTCTGCGACGCATCCGGCATGGCTCGTAGCATCGCCGCCTTGGCCCGCGGGTTTCAAACTTACGATGGAGCGCTTCGCGTGGCCGGGGTGATTGCCAATCGCATCGGCAGCCGAGGTCATCTGAAAATGTTGCGCGCCGCAATGGATGGTTCGTTGCCGATCATCGGAGGGTTGCCGGATGATGGTGCCTTGGCCTTTCCTGAGCGGCACCTTGGTCTGAAAACGGCCGAAGAAGGAGCGGTGCCGGACCGCATCCTGGAGGCCTGGGGCAAACAGGCTGCAAGCTGGTGCGACCTCGATGCCATCGTGGCCCTCGCCCAAGACGCGCCTCCTTGTGAGTCCACTGAAAGGCTAGGCGATTCTGGGCCGGCCCCTTGTTGCCGGATCGGACTCGCGTTTGACGAAGCCTTCCACTTCTACTATGAGGATAATCTCCGACGCTTGGAACGTCTCGGTGTCAAGCTCGTCCGATTTTCTCCCATCCATGATGACCGGCTTCCCGACGTCGACGGCCTCTATTTTGGCGGGGGCTATCCGGAGGTCTTTGCCGATACGCTTTCCAAGAATGCTTCGATGCGCAAGGACATCGCCGTCTTTGCGTCGTCCGGAAAGCCCGTGTATGGCGAATGCGGCGGGCTCATGTACCTGTCGAACCGCATTCGTACCCTCGACGGTCGGCCGCATGACATGGTCGGACTGATTCCTGGTGAGGCCGTGATGTGCGATCGTCTCCAAGCGCTCGGTTACGTTGATGTGGAAACGCAGGACGCGACGCCGTTGGGTGCTGCCGGATTGCGGTTTCGAGGACATCAGTTTCGCTATTCGGATTTTCATCTCGATTCGACCGTCGATCGGTCATACGTGCTTCGTCCCCGCTATGGCGGTGAGGTGTTGCGTGAAGGATATCGGATTGGCAATACGCTTGCCTCCTACGTACACGCCCACTGGGCTTCCAATCCTGAAGCCGCGCAGGGCCTCGTTCGCGCGTGCCTCGCCCATGCCGGGAAGACGTGA
- a CDS encoding MoaD/ThiS family protein: MIKVLLFGLTLRDAVGKQDIDVEASQAATVKQLLESNQDRFGAVLPFMMNREVVIIVNRRIGTEDSPVKDGDVVKLSYQSRYSTHDGVRDIPV; encoded by the coding sequence ATGATCAAAGTCTTGCTGTTCGGGTTGACGTTGCGCGACGCAGTGGGTAAGCAGGACATCGACGTCGAAGCTTCTCAAGCGGCGACGGTGAAACAATTGCTGGAGTCCAATCAGGACCGGTTCGGAGCCGTGCTGCCGTTCATGATGAATCGGGAGGTAGTGATCATCGTCAACAGGCGGATCGGCACGGAAGATTCGCCCGTAAAGGACGGCGATGTGGTGAAGTTGTCCTACCAGTCGCGATACTCGACGCATGACGGCGTGCGGGACATTCCGGTATAG
- a CDS encoding TIGR02466 family protein — MSTELEIAIKPLFATPVLVFTVAQHDCLNADLARVILEREASRPAHRDSEVVGWSSPHDLSMLDWAGEMLGKLFDPVLKIAAHMTELSRQSGHGEQRLGWQVAEVWANVQRQGGSNAFHPHPGSFWSGVYYVDTGDIPQEPCGGELRLFDPRGCLPRMLAPYLRYSVPELHDAGTSVSLAPSAGQCLLFPGWLFHAVNVYTGHTPRISIAFNLDPILSKREA, encoded by the coding sequence ATGTCCACTGAACTCGAAATCGCCATCAAACCGCTGTTCGCAACACCGGTATTGGTGTTCACGGTCGCCCAACACGACTGTCTCAATGCTGATCTCGCGCGCGTGATTCTTGAACGAGAGGCTTCAAGACCGGCGCATCGGGATTCCGAGGTGGTGGGTTGGTCCTCTCCTCACGATCTGTCGATGCTGGATTGGGCTGGAGAGATGCTCGGCAAGCTGTTTGATCCGGTGCTGAAGATCGCTGCACATATGACGGAGTTGTCGAGACAGTCCGGTCACGGGGAGCAACGGCTCGGCTGGCAAGTGGCCGAGGTCTGGGCCAACGTGCAGCGGCAGGGAGGGAGCAATGCATTTCATCCGCACCCCGGGAGTTTCTGGTCCGGCGTGTACTATGTCGACACCGGAGATATCCCCCAAGAACCATGCGGGGGAGAATTGAGACTCTTCGATCCGAGGGGATGCCTGCCGCGCATGCTGGCGCCGTATCTTCGATACAGCGTGCCCGAACTCCATGACGCGGGAACGAGTGTGTCGTTGGCTCCCTCGGCCGGCCAATGCCTGTTGTTCCCCGGATGGCTGTTTCACGCAGTGAACGTCTATACGGGACACACGCCCCGTATTAGCATCGCCTTCAACCTCGATCCAATTCTGAGCAAACGTGAAGCGTGA